CCGCCTCAAGGGGCTGCGGTGCGTACACACGCATGTCGGGGGCGAGCCACTCTCCCGCGAGGATATATCTGATCTTGTCCTTCTTGGACTGGATTTCATGGTTTGCGTGGAGGTCAGAGAAGGAGGAGTTCCCGGCGCGCTTTCCTTCGCCCATATCCTGCCGAAAAACGTGGAGGGGGAAGGATGGCGGATTTCCAGGGTCCCGGATATCGGACACCTGGATGTTGATTTCCCTGCCCTCATCCAGTCCCTGGAAAACGAACTGGCCAGGGTAGGCGGTAGGGAGGATCTGAAGCGGAGAGATAGGGCCGTTTTGGTGGGAATCAGTACAGGGCCCGTCTGGAAGGCGCGGGAATCCCTGGAAGAACTGAGGGAGCTTGCCCTTTCGAGCGATTTGGAGGTCGTGGATACGGTGCTTCAGAGCGTGTCCCGGCCGAACGCCCGGTTTTTTATCGGGAAAGGAAAGCTCCGGGAATTGGTTCTCAGGTGTCTTCAGACCGGTTCCAACCTCCTGGTCTTTGACAACGAGCTGACGCCGGCGCAGGTTCGGACCCTCACGGACTTGACGGAATTGAGGATCATCGACCGCAGTCAGCTTATTCTCGATATTTTCGCCAGGAGGGCCGTGACCCGGGAAGGCAAGATACAGGTAGAACTGGCTCAGCTCAAGTACCTCTTGCCGCGGCTTGCTACGAAAAACACGGCCATGTCCCGCTTGACGGGCGGTATCGGGGGAAGAGGACCGGGCGAGACGAAACTGGAGATCAATAGGCGACGGGTACGAGAGCGCATTGCCAGGTTGAAGAGAGAATTAAGGGAAATCGGACGGCAGAGGATAAACCGCCGTCGGCTGCGCAATGCGAGAAGGCTGCCGGTGGTTTCCATCGTGGGTTACACGAACGCCGGGAAATCCACTCTGCTCAACACCCTGACCCGGAGCAACGTCTTTGTGGAAGACCGCCTCTTCGCCACCCTTGATCCCAGCAGCCGAAGATTGCGGTTTCCCAGAGAACGGGAGATCATTATTACGGACACGGTGGGTT
The Deltaproteobacteria bacterium genome window above contains:
- the hflX gene encoding GTPase HflX, encoding MEKIYGKTTGLKASQIRQLQNLYRRKISGKEVITRELTRRLAFLSYEIKRQIALLITRKGEIAFVVVGDHRQIFIPDLGRYRLGKGRLKGLRCVHTHVGGEPLSREDISDLVLLGLDFMVCVEVREGGVPGALSFAHILPKNVEGEGWRISRVPDIGHLDVDFPALIQSLENELARVGGREDLKRRDRAVLVGISTGPVWKARESLEELRELALSSDLEVVDTVLQSVSRPNARFFIGKGKLRELVLRCLQTGSNLLVFDNELTPAQVRTLTDLTELRIIDRSQLILDIFARRAVTREGKIQVELAQLKYLLPRLATKNTAMSRLTGGIGGRGPGETKLEINRRRVRERIARLKRELREIGRQRINRRRLRNARRLPVVSIVGYTNAGKSTLLNTLTRSNVFVEDRLFATLDPSSRRLRFPREREIIITDTVGFIRDLPGDLMDAFAATLEELHDADLLLHVVDASHPRMEEQVRSVARILERLGLTAIPILMVLNKSDLLEPGEAARLARTWDGVAVSALDRGSLLPLLSKMEALLFSSKEEKGLACIGGEPLQ